The DNA sequence ATACGCCGGTAAAGTTAAGGAGAATGATAGGTATTTTCTTTTTCATATTGAATCAATTTTCTAAATGCTGATTGCAAAAATACCTAATATTCATAAATACTTGATGAATTATACATTATATTATTGTTAAAATTAGATTTTTTTATACTTCTACACAGATTTACCAAAATCATATTAAAACAATTTAATTTTCAACAAAAACATAGTAAATTCGTATTTTTATCTATATCTTTGCAGAAAATTGAAACATATAGTTATGGTATTTAAAAATGCACTTATATTGGATAAACATAGATGTAATGTTCCCCATTACATCCTCAACCGTAGTCTTCGGAAATAATATCTATCTTGCTTGAGATAACATATTATTAACGAATTTAAAATTACATGGGTTTAATCATTTTATATTTTTTAGGTGCTCTGTCACTATCCTTTTTATGCTCCGTCCTGGAGGCGGTATTACTTTCTACTCCGATGTCGTTTATCTCGATGAAGGAGAATCAAGGCAGCAAGACTGCCTCACTGATGAAACAGTATAAGAATAATGTAGACCGTCCGGTGGGTGCCATTCTTTCACTCAACACCATCGCCCACACCATCGGTTCTGCCGGTGTAGGAGCCGAGTCTATGAAACTCTTTGGCGAAGAATACTTCGGCATCATTTCCGCCATTCTCACTCTGTTGATTCTGGTACTTTCAGAAATCATCCCGAAAACCATCGGAGCTTCATATTGGCGCTCTCTTGCCATGACATCTACCAAGATCATCCGTGTGCTCATCTTTATCACCTATCCTTTGGTACTGCTTTCGGAACTTATCACTAAGGTATTTACTCCGAAGAACCACCAGGCTTCCGTGAGTCGCGAAGAGGTATCGGCCATGGTAGACGTAGGTACTACAGAAGGCATCTTCCGCGAATCGGAAAGCAAGATCATCAAAAGCTGCATTCGCCTGGCAGGAGTAAAGGCAAAGGAGGTTATGACTCCATCCATTGTAGTAGAATCAGCCAACATGAATCTGACTACCAAGGAGTTTTACGAACAGAAAGAATGGAATTTCTCACGCATTCCCGTTTATGACAACAACAAGGATATCATTGTGGGATACGTATTGAAAGATATGGTTCTCAAATTGGTTTCAGACGATGAGTTCCAAACCAGATTATCCGAGCTGATGCGTCCTATTCTTTCCTTCAACGAGGATGAATCTCTATACCAGATATGGGAAAAAATGTTGGAAAAACGAGAACACATCTCTATCATCGTAGATGAATACGGATGTCTGAGAGGAGTGGTTTCCATGGAAGACGTAATCGAAACGATGACTGGCGTAGAAATCGTGGATGAAGACGATGTGGCAGTGGATATGCAGGCATTGGCTAAGGAAAAATCGCGCATGATGCACCAAGGTATTGTATCTGCCATTCCTGGCAGTAAAGCTTAATATTTACAGAACATTGCATTTTAGCAAGAGAGGGTGGGTCATGGAGTTATGACCCACCCTCTCTTGTTTATCCCGGAAATATCGCCACCTTGATGACTCCATCCCTGCGGTTCTCAAAGACATCGTATGCCTCTTCTATTCTTGAAAGCGGGAAACGATGGGTAATCAGAGGAGTGGTATCTATCTTTCCCTGGGCTATCAAATCAAGGATTTCCTCACAGTCACATCCATCCACACCTCCCGTCTTGAAGATGAGGTTCTTGCCATACATATCAGGAAGCGGAAGCATCTGCGGCTTGTCATACATCGCAACGATGGTGACGATGGCATTAGGACGGGCACACTTCCAGGCAAGCTGGAAGGTATCAGGTCCACCTGCAACCTCCATCACCACATCAGCTCCCCCATGCAGACTATGTTGTTTGACAAATGCCTCACAATCCTCCGGTTCAACAACCATCACCTGAGGATAATGCTTCTGAATGAACTCTCGCCTATCCTTTGATTTCTCACAGACGATGATGTTTCTCGGATTCTTGAGCAGGGTGCAAAGCAAACAGCAGACACCCGTAGGGCCAGCACCGATAATCAAGACAGTATCCTCTTCCGTAATATCAGATATTCTCGTAGCCCAGAATCCAGTAGCAAGGATGTCGCCAACGAAGAGCGCCTGCTCATCGCTTACCGAATCAGGAATCTTGTTCAAGCCGGTTGTAGCATAAGGAACCCTCACATATTCCGTCTGCCCGCCATCGATTCTGCATCCCAGTGCCCATCCGCCATATGGAGAAGTACAATTGTTCACGTATCCATGCTTGCAATAGAAGCATTCTCCACAGAAGGTCTCTACATTCACGGTTACTCTGTCGCCCGGCTTCACATGGGAAACCCTCTCCCCTACTTCCTCTACAATGCCTACCATTTCGTGGCCAACAGTAATCCCCGGTACTGCGCGAGGCACAGAACCATGCTTGATATGAAGATCACTGGTGCAGATACTGCTCAGCGTTACTCTTACGATGGCATCATGCTCATCTATTATCGTAGGCTTCCCTTTTTCTGTGAAGCCAAACTTTCCTTGCTGGATATATGTAAATGCTTTCACCTTAATTATATATATAAGTATTATTATTCACGTTAAATCATGCTGCGAAGTTACAAAAAACATTTTAATCATACAAGAAAAAATACAGATTCTTTCTCACCTTTTGACCTGTAAACTATTAAAAAGTCTGTCTTTTTTTACAAGTAAGACCATTTTTTGTGATTTTTCAGCAAACAAAACCATAAAATATACTCTGATGTTCAAATAGTTAGCCAAAAATTTGGAGAATAGAATATTTTTTCTTACCTTTGCAAATGAAAGATTTGAATTCAATTTTTTACAGAATATAGCATGTATCAAGATTTAGATTTTACTGATAACAATTACTATCAGGAAGATTATATAGATTCGCCGGTTGATGATTTCGACTGGATGCCTAATTTATTTGCCAAGCTCGCAAATCACCTGCGAACTTCAACTTCTGCTGATGTTATCAGACTGGGAACCATCGGCTGCATCAGAAACAATGAGCCGGGAGATGATTCACTTCTCCAATGGGAAGAAGTAGAAACAATGCGTCGCTATATAGATAGCGTCAACAGAGGCTTGGGTGCACCAGAAGATCCCACACTCCAGCAGTTGCTCCATTCTACAGAATGGACTAACTATGGTATTTTTACCATGAACTTTATCTCGGATAAGAACCTCGACTATAAAGGAATCTGTGAGGTTGAAAATACAAATCTCTCATACGCCAGCATGGCTTTTTTAATTGCTCTGGTAAAAGGGATGAGTATGATTAATCTCAAACATCCTTCAGCAAAGGGAGAAAACAATCATATTTTCACATACGTAATTCCGAGTCAATTCTCCACCTTCTCCTTTGCTTCATTCCTCAATGTGGCCAATGCACGTCTCGCTAACAAAGAAGATATTTCTGAACAGGAGATTGAAGAGTTGACCCAACTTGCTTTCAAGAGTCGCTACTGGAAACAAGAGACCTCACTCAAGAGTAAAGACAGCGAGTTGTTCATCTATGTCCTCAAGAACATCATTTCGGAAATTCTGGGACTGAAGCTTGACATCAATGCGGAATCCTTTGCCAAACAGGCAAAGAAGGAAGAGAAAAAGACTGCCACTCCAACTGTAGATAACCATAAGAAGAAGGAGAAGAAGGAAAAGAAAAAAGAAAAGACTATCCTGAAAGATAATTCCAAACCTTCTTTGGCATCTACGATGGTAAAAGTCTTAACAGAGGAGTCTCTCCCGCAAACCAAAGAGAGTCTTATCGATAAGACTATGCAACTCTATCCTACTCTCAAGATAAACTGTTTCAACACCACCCTATCAAGACTCCATAAAAATGAAGTTCTGAATTATTATAATGGTGGACTGATTGGAATTAAAGGCAAAAGATACGGAAGAGGCTACAAGATAATTAGCCGTTTACATAAACATAAGGAAACAGATTAAGGCTAAATTTTGTGCCAAGAAAATCCAAAGGCTAAAGACCATTGGGCTTTCTTGGCACTATTTTTTCTTGAAAGTTTGCAAGAGTTTTCCATCAGGCGCAAACAGTTCATTCCTGACCTCAAAAGTTGATGGCTCTGGTTTCACGTTGGGCCATGACTGGTATAACCATCATAGAACTTGTGAATGCGGTGAGAACTTACTTGAAAGCAGTTCAATGACAAAATAATAATCTAAAAAGAAACTTACTTGTAGTTTTTCCGTCAATTAGTCAATTCTACAATTAGACAATTATGAATTTGATTCTCTATAAGGAGAAAACCACAAAACTGTTTACCTAAAACCACAAAACCACGCATAAACCACAAAGTTGTTTACCAAAAATCACTGCATTTTGTAGCACAAACCACATTTTTGTTTACCTAAACCACTATTCTATTTACCTAAACCACTAAACTGTTTACCTGAAACCACTATTTTGTTTACCAGAAACCACAAAACTGTTTACCTATCCTAGTAAAAAGCAGTTGCTCCTTTTTAGGTAAATAGAAATGTGGTTTTTACCTAGTTAAATTCATGAGAAAAACAGGTAAACAGAAATGTGGTTTATGAGAAAAATCGATGAACGTTCTGCCAGGTAAACAGTTTTGTGGTTTTTAAATTCTTATTCAGTTGCTACTAAAGAAAGAATCAAAATGTCTAGACAACTCCTTTAGTCGTTTTACATAATATACTAATATACTGATAGTTATACACATACTCAAATTGTATTCAGGTGCCTGATTTCAAATAGAATTAGATAAATAATAATATCTTATCAAGATAAAAACCACAAAACTGTTTACCAGAAACCACTATTTTGTTTACCTGAAACCACTATTTTGTTTACCAAAAACCACAAAACTGTTTACCTAAGAATAAAAGACTGATATAAAAATGATATAACTTATTACATATCAAATTATAACACGGATTTGGTAAATAATTAATATAACCTCAAAATGGAATGAATTATATACATGACATTTCAGGTAAACAGTTTTGTGGTTTTGATGATAAGCCATTCTTAAAAGTAGGTAAACAGAAATGTGGTTTTGCATACTATCAAAAAGAGGAAGTACGGTACTCCCCTACTTCCTCTTCTGCTTTCTTGTTCTGCTTAGCCTCTATAGAATACAGGCATGAATGAACCGACACAGTCAAAAAATTCTTGTGCCAGCCTTTCAAGACCCGATGTTTTCAAAGCAGCAAAATCATCATCACTAGCAGCAATACAGAATCTGTCATTCTTGATTCCTATGAATTTGCATCTGCCCAACAGGGCTTGCTGACTGGTATCCTGTACCATCGAAATAAACTGATTCCATTGCTCAAAACCTTGAGTCGTGTCTACTTCTATCTTCTTGTCAGGATTCTGATATACATGCGCAAAAAGATCTCCCTGCTGCGTGGCATCATCAGATGTTTTCTTTCCTCTATTACGGTTTATTTTTTCATTCAGACGACGAGCAATATCTGCATCTTTATCTCCGATATGATTGATACCTACATCCGTCCGCTTGATATGGAAGATAACATATTCAGGATCTCCCTTATGCTTTCCGTTCCGATAAACAAAGTCTTCTTCAGAAAATTCATCAAATACGATATCTGTCTCACTGCGACTAGCCATTCTGTTGAGATCTTCCCTTACCACATCGAGTACCTGTTTTCTGAATTGCGAGAATTTAGGATATTTATTCATCACAGGCTCCCCCTTGTCGTCAAGCAGAATATTGCCATGTTCATCAAGTTCTACCAGACCCAAATACTGTTTCATCGGCAAAAACTCAACCTTAACATCCAGGCTCTTGTCTAGTCCCATCTGACGAAGCAGATATATATAGAGTCGAGGTGTATTCACCTTCTTGGAATATTTAGCAATCATGGAGATATGGTGAATATATCCCTGACGCATATCAAAAAGGCTCATAGTGAGTTTTGGATCTATCTCAAGTATTACTTCACCCTTGATGCGTTCTACTTTCTCACCATCGCTCTTTGTATAGCCTTTCTGCGTTGTCGGAATCTCGATGTTTGAAAATACGTGCTGTATCTTCTCTGTCTTGCTATCCGTCTTTACACGCACCGACAGGTTGAGGATATCGTTCTTCAGCGTATCACGCAGATTCTTATAATTATGAAACTCCGTTGATACCTGAAAATCCTTGATGTCTATTTTGATGGGCGGAATCTCCATAACAGCATGCTCTATTCCTTTCTCGAAAAGATAGTCGGAGCGTGCATCTCCAAGCACTCTCTTCTCGGTAAAATACTCTTCAACATACTTCTGCAGATGGGTACTTGCAACCATCAATATGTTTTGTTGCAATAATGTATATTGCTTATCCAATTTTGTCAGCGAAAAAGGTGTGTTAATCCACACCAGATTCTTGTTTCCTTTTGGTTCACTCATATAAAAACCACATTTCTGTTTACCATAAACCACAAAGTTGTTTACCTAAAACCACTTTTTTATTTACTTAAAACCACATAAATATTTACCCGAAACCACCAAGCTATTTACCATAAACCATATTCCTATTTACCTAAAACCACTTTTCTATTTACCATTTCAAACATAACTCATTATTAATCAAGCTATTATGCTCTCTGTAATGAATAAGAAATATATAATTTATTATAAAGAATAATCTATAATTATCATTCTTTTGGTAAACAAAAATGTGGTTTTTGTAGGAACTTATACCTTATTTTTAAGCTTAGCGCTTTTTTAGGTAAACAGTTTTGTGGTTTTCACCCTTTTAATAACTACTTTTTGTTTGCTTACTTTTTTAAGTAATCCATCAGGATATTGTAGAGCAGGTTTTCCTGTGGGATATCATCTGAGAGGCATTTCATCTTCAGGAGAAGGAGTTCTTCCTTGTTAAGATATGTAGCCACACTCGTTCTAGTGCGTCTTTCCTCTGCAGTCCAGTAACTTTTTCTCTTGCGACCACCTTTAGATATATTTTTATCCTCTTCGCTTTTTGCCATTTCTGTGTTTAATAAACTTGGTCGGTCGTTCATACCCATATTTTCAAGAGACTCACCAATTTCTTCTAAATTTCTTTTTGCTACAGCCATAATTCTTATATTTTATAAGTTTATCTTCTTTTGTTTTATTATTACATGTTTCAACCTACCCTACCAAGATTAGATTTTGATGTTGAACATGCGCTTGATAGCAATTTCGTAATCGATACCTGTACTTGAGTAAGGTGCATATTCGAATATGCTTTGTCCGTGTGCCTGAGCTTCCAGGAACTTTACAGAGCGTCGGATACGGCAAGGCAGAATTAAGTCGCCATGTTTTTCGCCTAAAAGTTTGCTCAACTGCTTGGTAATCTTGGTTCTTTCATCTACCATAACTGGCAGGAGTCCAAGTAATTCCAAATTATCGTTCATGTGGAACTCCTTCACTTCATCCATTACGCTGAGTACTTCACTTACTCCCTTGACAGATAATGCTTCCATCTGTACTGGAATCAAAATCTTGCTCGCAGCAACCAAAGCATTATAAGTGTTCTTGGAAAGTGCTGGAGGACAGTCTATGAAAATGTAGTCGAAATCATCAAATACGTTTTTCAGTCCTTCTCCTGTCATGTCATGGCAATCGTTGTCTTGCAAGCATCCCAGTAATACCGTGTAGCTCTTCATCTGTTCTCTCAGTGAAGGGCCTCCTGGAAGGTGTTGTTCTATATTTTCCATCTGAGCAGATCCTGGAACTGCATATACTCCATTTTTACATTTGTAGACTGGCACACCACTCTGTTTGCACATGGCGTTGTATATGTTATCATATTCGTTATCTCTCACTCCGAAAAGCGAAGAGAGGTTGCATTGTGGGTCTAAGTCTATTACCAGAACCCTGAGATTGTGATTCAACCGGACTATGCCAGAAGCCAGAGACTGCACAGTAGCCGTCTTGCCTACTCCACCCTTGTTGTTCACTACTGCAACAATTTCCTGTAGTTCATGTTTCATATTTCTTTTTTCCTTATTTCACGTTATTGTTTAATACAATTTACATATATTAGAATTGCTGGCAATTAGAATAAACTGATTGACTTATATTCTTTCGTTCTGAAAGACTAAAAGTCTTATTTCTGGATTATCTAATGTTCTTAAGTTCTAATATTGGTTGCAAAAATAGCCAAAATAGTTGATATAAAAGAATTTATCTTCTTATTTCTTTGTAAATATCCTCTTTTTTATACTTTTCTAACAATCTTCATGAAGAATAAGCATCACTTCGAATGTATTACTAAACGAAAATATGGATATCCTAATTGACGGACAAACTGATTAAACTTATATATGAATATTCTATTAAACATATATTTTTATAGGCTATTATACTAATAAATGATTATACTGAGATACGAATAAACCTATTTATGTATAACCATATAAACTAAAGAACCGATAAACTAATATCCGTAAAATCTTATGATAGGATAAACGGAAATACAAAACTACGTTTAAACAGATATACTAACTGCCAGCAATTATAATAATCTAATGATTGACGAGATAAACATATATATTTCAAACCTAACATGTTAACACTTTATAATTCAGCATTTTGATTATTCTTTTTGTAGAATATCTATCATGTGCAAAGTTAGGATGTTAGTTTAGTCTAATTGCCTAATAAACTAAAATACGTATATTCAACAGGAATAGTTTATATAAGATATGTTAATTTTTCCTCTAAGTGCATACAACCTATTGAAATTTTCAGTATCTTTACAGAGTTAAACTGATGTCGAACCTTTAAAACTATAACATCATGAAAATTGGTATTCCAAAAGAGATTAAGAATAATGAGAACCGTGTTGGAA is a window from the Segatella copri genome containing:
- a CDS encoding CNNM domain-containing protein; this translates as MGLIILYFLGALSLSFLCSVLEAVLLSTPMSFISMKENQGSKTASLMKQYKNNVDRPVGAILSLNTIAHTIGSAGVGAESMKLFGEEYFGIISAILTLLILVLSEIIPKTIGASYWRSLAMTSTKIIRVLIFITYPLVLLSELITKVFTPKNHQASVSREEVSAMVDVGTTEGIFRESESKIIKSCIRLAGVKAKEVMTPSIVVESANMNLTTKEFYEQKEWNFSRIPVYDNNKDIIVGYVLKDMVLKLVSDDEFQTRLSELMRPILSFNEDESLYQIWEKMLEKREHISIIVDEYGCLRGVVSMEDVIETMTGVEIVDEDDVAVDMQALAKEKSRMMHQGIVSAIPGSKA
- a CDS encoding ParA family protein, whose amino-acid sequence is MKHELQEIVAVVNNKGGVGKTATVQSLASGIVRLNHNLRVLVIDLDPQCNLSSLFGVRDNEYDNIYNAMCKQSGVPVYKCKNGVYAVPGSAQMENIEQHLPGGPSLREQMKSYTVLLGCLQDNDCHDMTGEGLKNVFDDFDYIFIDCPPALSKNTYNALVAASKILIPVQMEALSVKGVSEVLSVMDEVKEFHMNDNLELLGLLPVMVDERTKITKQLSKLLGEKHGDLILPCRIRRSVKFLEAQAHGQSIFEYAPYSSTGIDYEIAIKRMFNIKI
- a CDS encoding RepB family plasmid replication initiator protein, producing MSEPKGNKNLVWINTPFSLTKLDKQYTLLQQNILMVASTHLQKYVEEYFTEKRVLGDARSDYLFEKGIEHAVMEIPPIKIDIKDFQVSTEFHNYKNLRDTLKNDILNLSVRVKTDSKTEKIQHVFSNIEIPTTQKGYTKSDGEKVERIKGEVILEIDPKLTMSLFDMRQGYIHHISMIAKYSKKVNTPRLYIYLLRQMGLDKSLDVKVEFLPMKQYLGLVELDEHGNILLDDKGEPVMNKYPKFSQFRKQVLDVVREDLNRMASRSETDIVFDEFSEEDFVYRNGKHKGDPEYVIFHIKRTDVGINHIGDKDADIARRLNEKINRNRGKKTSDDATQQGDLFAHVYQNPDKKIEVDTTQGFEQWNQFISMVQDTSQQALLGRCKFIGIKNDRFCIAASDDDFAALKTSGLERLAQEFFDCVGSFMPVFYRG
- a CDS encoding alcohol dehydrogenase, which produces MKAFTYIQQGKFGFTEKGKPTIIDEHDAIVRVTLSSICTSDLHIKHGSVPRAVPGITVGHEMVGIVEEVGERVSHVKPGDRVTVNVETFCGECFYCKHGYVNNCTSPYGGWALGCRIDGGQTEYVRVPYATTGLNKIPDSVSDEQALFVGDILATGFWATRISDITEEDTVLIIGAGPTGVCCLLCTLLKNPRNIIVCEKSKDRREFIQKHYPQVMVVEPEDCEAFVKQHSLHGGADVVMEVAGGPDTFQLAWKCARPNAIVTIVAMYDKPQMLPLPDMYGKNLIFKTGGVDGCDCEEILDLIAQGKIDTTPLITHRFPLSRIEEAYDVFENRRDGVIKVAIFPG